The following coding sequences lie in one Apium graveolens cultivar Ventura chromosome 3, ASM990537v1, whole genome shotgun sequence genomic window:
- the LOC141712313 gene encoding uncharacterized protein LOC141712313, whose translation MSFFFKPSRPKTPQELVKAIRDSLNALDTKTIVEVNSLKKALEEVEKNFATMRVMLSGDGEVEPNPDQISQLTLEICKEDGLTLLMDKLPLLKWEARKDLVHCWTILMRQQVGSTFCCVQYIENHLEFLDFLVVGYDNKDIALTCGSMLRECIRVPTLAKYVLESPSFEIFFKYVELPNFDVASDAFSTFKDLLTKHETVVAEFLTTHYDEFFDRYETLLTSRNYVTRRQSLKLLSEFLLELPNPHVMKRYIAEVGHLKVMMTLLKDSSKNIQISAFHVFKVFVANPNKPREIKLILAKNHEKLLELLHNLSAGKGADDDQFEEEKELIIKEIERVSQLPNLET comes from the exons ATGTCATTTTTCTTCAAACCGTCAAGGCCTAAAACCCCACAAGAGCTTGTGAAAGCAATTCGAGATAGTTTGAATGCTCTTGATACTAAAACTATTGTTGAAGTCAATTCCCTTAAAAAG GCCCTTGAAGAGGTTGAAAAGAATTTTGCGACTATGAGAGTTATGCTTTCTGGAGATGGGGAAGTTGAACCAAACCCAGATCAGATTTCTCAGTTGACACTTGAGATCTGCAAAGAGGATGGTTTGACTCTTCTCATGGACAAGTTACCATTATTAAAATGGGAG GCAAGAAAAGATTTAGTCCACTGTTGGACCATATTAATGAGGCAACAGGTTGGCTCCACTTTCTGCTGTGTGCAGTACATAGAGAACCATTTAGAATTCCTAGACTTCCTGGTTGTTGG CTACGATAACAAGGATATTGCATTAACTTGTGGGAGTATGTTGCGTGAATGCATCAGAGTACCAACTCTAGCAAA GTATGTATTGGAGTCTCCGAGCTTTGAGATATTTTTCAAATATGTGGAGCTGCCTAACTTTGACGTTGCGTCTGATGCTTTTTCTACCTTTAAG GATCTTCTTACGAAACATGAAACTGTAGTTGCTGAGTTCTTAACAACTCATTATGACGAG TTCTTTGACCGCTACGAGACACTACTGACCTCAAGAAATTATGTGACAAGAAGACAGTCTTTGAAG CTTCTCTCAGAATTTCTTTTGGAGCTTCCAAATCCCCATGTGATGAAGCGGTACATTGCAGAAGTAGGACACTTGAAAGTCATGATGACTTTGTTAAAG GATTCAAGTAAAAACATTCAGATATCCGCTTTCCATGTTTTCAAG GTTTTTGTGGCGAACCCTAACAAGCCCCGAGAGATTAAATTAATTTTGGCTAAGAACCACGAAAAACTGCTCGAGTTGCTTCACAATCTGTCAGCCGGAAAAG GTGCTGATGATGATCaatttgaagaggaaaaggaacTAATAATCAAAGAAATAGAGAGAGTTTCTCAACTGCCTAACCTCGAAACATAG